In Xenopus tropicalis strain Nigerian chromosome 5, UCB_Xtro_10.0, whole genome shotgun sequence, one genomic interval encodes:
- the ttc32 gene encoding tetratricopeptide repeat protein 32, with the protein MESALLKAANAKLEGRQLEAAEELYERVIESCRQGGQCSPEDLAVAFNNRGQIKYFRVDFYEAMDDYTEAIRIKPSFEVAYYNRGLIKYRLGYFDEAVKDFQKVLALNPEFKDAQISLQQSLLDKEEKTRRMADLSKDCAV; encoded by the exons ATGGAGAGTGCTCTGCTTAAGGCTGCTAATGCTAAACTGGAGGGAAGGCAGTTGGAAGCTGCAGAAGAGCTGTATGAACGAGTGATTGAAAGCTGTCGGCAGGGGGG CCAGTGCAGCCCTGAGGACCTTGCCGTTGCTTTCAATAATAGGGGCCAAATCAAATATTTCCGAGTTGACTTCTACGAGGCCATGGATGACTACACAGAGGCCATACGAATCAAGCCGAGCTTTGAAGTGGCATATTACAACAGAGGGTTAATTAAGTATCGCTTAG GTTATTTTGATGAAGCCGTTAAGGATTTTCAGAAGGTGCTGGCATTAAATCCAGAGTTCAAGGATGCGCAGATAAGTTTGCAGCAAAGTCTTCTGGACAAAGAAGAGAAGACGAGGAGGATGGCCGACCTTTCCAAAGACTGTGCAGTATAA